A segment of the Nitrospina gracilis 3/211 genome:
CCAGCTCCCGTTTGGCGGCATCAAGGGAACGGGCAACGGCCACCGCGAGGTGGGTATCGCCGCGCTCGAAACCTTCTCGGAATGGAAGTCGGTGTTCGTTGATTACAGCGGCAAACTGCAGAAAGCCCAGATCGACCACGACTAACGGGCGTGGCCCGTGTCAGGTTGGGTAATGCCCGATGGACGGAACGATGGTCGGTGGGCCCAATTTCATGTGGCACACGTTTCCTCCGGACGTAGTCCAGGCGGGCGTGGCCCGCGACAAAAGGTAAACGCGTTTGCGCGGGAAACGTTTACCTGCTTTAATGGTCCCTCCTTGGTAATAAGGGGAAAACTGGAATTCAGAGGGGAATTCCTTTAAGAAAAGTTTTAAAGCGGGGTGACGAAACCACGCGTTTTCTCCGGACGCGGTCCGGGAAAGGGGAGGACCATTCTTAGATTTTCCGTTTTATCCAGCGGCAGCAAGGGCAACGCGCTGTTCGTCGAAAGCGACCGCGCCCGCATCCTCATCGACAACGGCCTGTCCCTGCGCGAATTGAAACTGCGCATGGAGGCGGTTCAGAGGAACGTGACTGACCTCGACGCGGTATTCATCACGCACGAGCATTCCGACCACATCCGCGGCATGAAGTTGCTGCTCAACAAACACGGCGTCCCCGTGTACGCGACCCAGGGCACGTTCGACGGCGCGCGCCGGCACCACGATCCGTTTGACAAGGCGCAGTGCATTGCGCGTGAGGACGAGGTGGCGGTGGGCGACCTGCGTATCGAATCGTTTCCCACCCCGCACGACGCCGCGGAGTCGGTGGCCTACGTCGTGCGGTGCGGATCGATGAAGCTGGGTCACGCCACCGACCTCGGTTCTTCCACGCCCACCGTCGAAGCGCGATTGAAAGGGGTGGACGTGTTGCTGATCGAGGCCAATCACGATCCCGACATGCTGCTCAACGGCTCGTACCCGTGGCCGCTCAAAAAGCGCGTCGCCAGCGACACGGGTCATCTTTCCAACCAGACCTGCGCCGAAATGTTGAGTGTCCTCAATCACGCCAACCTTCAGAAAGTGGTGCTGATGCATCTGAGCGAAAAAAACAACCGGCCGGAGCTGGCGCTGAACCACGCGCACCGTGCGCTCGCCGCTTCACCGGTGCCGGTGGAGGTGGCCAGGCAGGATCGGCCCACTCCCCTGTTTGCCATCCAGTAACCCCCCTCCGTTTTCATGGAACCTTCCGCATGAGTGCCTCCGATGACAAAGCCCTCGGCAGCTGGTACGGCATGGCCGTCGGCGACGCGCTCGGTCAGTCGGTGAAGGGCCTCAAACCCGAAACCGTCAAACAGTATTTCAAAACCGTCGATGCCTATCACGATGTGAAACCTTACATCGGAAAAGGCGTGAAGCGGTACCGCATGAAGGGATTGTACGGCGTGCAGACGCAGACGGCGCTGGCGCTGAGCGAGGTTTTGCTGACCACGAAAAAACCGGAGCCGGAAGCGGTCGCCGATGTGTTGATGCGCATGGGGGCGAACGGACCCGAAGGCTACTTCGGCGTGTTTCGCCGGCCGGAAGGGTGCTTTTACAAGACAGTCGAATCGTTTCCCAACCGCACGGCTGTGGCGAGGTCAAACGAACCGTACGCTTTCGGATCGACGTTCTCTGTCGCCGTACCGATCGCCGCGTACATGAAACGCAATTCCGTCACCTTCCGCAGTCAGTGCGTGGAAGCGGCGCGGCTGTTCAGCCGGCATCCATGGGAAATCGTCGGCACCGTGCTGACCGGGTTTCTGGTGACGCGTTGCCTTGATCTGCAACCCGCATCCAGTCCCGGTGCGTTACAGCATTTGTTTGGCGATGCCGCAGAGTTTTGCGAAGAAATCGAAGCGTTGTTGCAGGCGGAGCACGGCGACGTCTGGCATGCGGTGGAGAAAGACCCGCAGGTGTTCAGCAAAACGTTTCGCGAATTGGAAACGCGATACGAGCCGGGGCAGCGTGACGCACTCGGCAAATGGATCGCTGAGAATGCGTCGCACTTCACCGGTTTGGACATCGTGCACCCGACGCAGGGGCACGCGCTTTCCCTCCTGCCGTTTGGATTGCTGATGCTGGTGGAAATGACGGGTGGTTTCGAGGCGGTGCTCACCACCACACTCAATCATGGACGCGAAGCCGACAAGCTGGGCGCGCTGGTGGGCGCCTGGGCCGGAGCGTTGTACGGGTTCGACGCCATCCCCGACGCCTGGCGGAGCGGGCTGGTCAACGCGAAAGAGATCAAGGCACGCGGCGAAGCGCTGGCACGCCGGAAGAATATGAAAAGTGACAAGGACCTCATTGCGATGGAACTCGGCCTCACCAACAAGGAAGCCGAGGAGCGTAGAAAATTTCTGCCGAAGGAAACGAAGAAAGCGGGGAAGAAATCAACGCCGCTCGACGATCTGTGGATGGAAGAAGAGTCGCGCGATACCATCAGTCAACTGAAAGAGGACCCGTACAAGTGGCGGCAATTCGAACGCGACAAGGCGAAAAAGAAACGGGATCGGCGACGCAAACCGGGATTTTCGGATTAATTTTTGCCCGAATAGCCCCTTAAATTGGCAGTTTTTGGGGAAGTCATTGATTTTTTACAGGAAAATTCAATTATCCGCTTAACCTCGATGTGAAAATCGGCTATAATATTTGTCATAATCCATTGATAGATAAACTGTTATGAGGGGGACCGGGGCCGGTTCCAATCTGAAGGGTGCAGGATTTGACAAGATTAACGGGTCCACTTTTGTAGGAGAGAGTTGTGAAATCCGGAAACTATTTTTTGCTGGTCTTGAGCCTCGTATTTGCGGCGCATCCGGTATTTGCGCAGGACGCGCCCAAGCCTGCCCCGGCACCGGCGCCGGTGCAGGAACAGAAACAGGAGTGTGCGCCGCGCCCCGGTGAAA
Coding sequences within it:
- a CDS encoding MBL fold metallo-hydrolase translates to MTKPRVFSGRGPGKGRTILRFSVLSSGSKGNALFVESDRARILIDNGLSLRELKLRMEAVQRNVTDLDAVFITHEHSDHIRGMKLLLNKHGVPVYATQGTFDGARRHHDPFDKAQCIAREDEVAVGDLRIESFPTPHDAAESVAYVVRCGSMKLGHATDLGSSTPTVEARLKGVDVLLIEANHDPDMLLNGSYPWPLKKRVASDTGHLSNQTCAEMLSVLNHANLQKVVLMHLSEKNNRPELALNHAHRALAASPVPVEVARQDRPTPLFAIQ
- a CDS encoding ADP-ribosylglycohydrolase family protein, with amino-acid sequence MSASDDKALGSWYGMAVGDALGQSVKGLKPETVKQYFKTVDAYHDVKPYIGKGVKRYRMKGLYGVQTQTALALSEVLLTTKKPEPEAVADVLMRMGANGPEGYFGVFRRPEGCFYKTVESFPNRTAVARSNEPYAFGSTFSVAVPIAAYMKRNSVTFRSQCVEAARLFSRHPWEIVGTVLTGFLVTRCLDLQPASSPGALQHLFGDAAEFCEEIEALLQAEHGDVWHAVEKDPQVFSKTFRELETRYEPGQRDALGKWIAENASHFTGLDIVHPTQGHALSLLPFGLLMLVEMTGGFEAVLTTTLNHGREADKLGALVGAWAGALYGFDAIPDAWRSGLVNAKEIKARGEALARRKNMKSDKDLIAMELGLTNKEAEERRKFLPKETKKAGKKSTPLDDLWMEEESRDTISQLKEDPYKWRQFERDKAKKKRDRRRKPGFSD